GTAGGATAAAGACATGATAGAAGCCACTGAACATATTGTAAACATGACTACAGAGATTCAGAGGTTGGATGCTATGCTAAATGAGAGCAGAAAAAGGGAAACTGACATTAAGATGGAGGCACAGAAATATAAACAGCAGCTGCGGGAATTAAGGCATGAAATGAAGAGCCTAAAAGGTAGGCTGCTAAAGGCAATTTACTAAGCTTTAAATATGCTCTCATCAATGGTTTTGACGCAGTTCCTAGCATGAAGTGGAAGAAATGAAGCTAAGAACTTTAGAAAGCCATAGTTGTTAAACTCTGCCACATGCCTTACCAGGTATAaggtagattaaataaaaatatttaaggtCAAGCATACCATTTACAAGTTGGGCGGAACAGAGTTTTTTCAGTCGAAATGGTAATAGTTATAAGGACAGAACCTTGGCTCAAGAAGAATGTCCTTTCCATGGCAAATCAAGCAGGTGGAGTTTTATTTCCTTCCATAGTCTCAGAGTAGGTTTATTTGGAACCCAGTAGTAAAAATAGAAGTTAGGTAGGGTCATACCAACTGCTGCTTTAGGACTTTGGAAAGTTATTTGTGTAAGCATATGAACTATTtttttgaacaatttaaaaataggAATGTTTTCAAaccatatatatatttctcttctgtcTGTTTGCCAGAAGATGTAGTAGAGAAAACATCAGAAAACAGCAGGCAAAGAGAAGATATCATTCGTCTCAAACAAGAAAACCAGCTCCTGAGAAATGAGCTCAGTTTATTGGGTAAGATTCTGTACTGGCCATTAATGTAAACTTTACATTTTAAGTCTATAAAAAGGATATGTAGCAACCATTAAATGTATATTCATTATATATTACAGCTACCACATGTCATTAAATCACAAAAGCTCAGGTAATATTGGTTATCAATGATTATGCTTCCCCTTATCCTTTAAGTGGCTCAACCCCAAAGGCTTGGGCATAATTGACCAAGAGCTTTCAGGAGTTATCTCTTAGGGACTTAGACATTGTCTTCTTTgaagcttttgtttatttttatttatctaaaatatgtttatattgtattattatgtttGTCTGATGAGTATCTGTTATATTTTGTAAACATGTACTATAAAAGTTCCTTTTCATTTTGTGCTGCCTTTGATGCTTTTTTTGGGACATTGCTGTATTGGAAGGTGATCTTTTACCCCAAAGTGAGGTCCTGTGCATTCCTGAGAAATTTTTCTTCTATGATGTGTCTGTACTCTTAACAGTTCCTGTCACAAGAAAAAGCaagtcatgaggtcaaaggaactggtAGGGGCAACACAGTGTTGGGGTTGTTGTCAGCAGCAGGAAATGGGAGGCTTGTCGGGATCAATGGATATATGAGCAGATTAGAGTACAGAGAGATTCTTGAAGAAAACCATTTCAAGTGTGCTCAAGACCTCACACTTAGGCAAAGATTCATTTTCTAACACAACAGTGCTGGAATGCAAAGAGTCAAGGCAACACAGGTACTGGTaagaaatatatagtatatatgtgtgtatgcacaaaaatgttaacaGACACTCATTAGACAACAAACCAATCACATAATATCTTAACTCGCCTTAAAGATGGTATTGGCCTTGTAATGAGTAGTGCCTGTTTTCCTATAGTTGTAATGTTTCTATTCAAATGCTAGATACCATTCTTGATTTGATTAGGCCAGTGTTCTTTGGCAAACTCCAAATGAGCCATTGTGTCACTGAAAAGTGGCTTCTGTCTGCTCACTCTATCAAAAAGGCTGATGTGGTGGAGTGCTTGTATTTCTATAGATATCTGGTTAGTACAGTTTGTGTTTTCTTGCATGGTTTAGAATACACAATACAAAcccatttttacagttttctctttatttgcaaaacatttatttaaaataaataaaaaaaactttttggtaTTCAGGTGAAAGAGAGCAAAGGAAAAATGAACTGTTGAACCTAGCCAAGTCAAAGCAGGATCGTACAGACTCAGAGTTGCAGTGTCTTCGTCAGGTATTTAACTTTACATATTTCTGATAAAAGTGTATGTCTAAATGCATTTTGAAAGGTTTGAATGACATATGTTGATCTATGTTTCATATGGATTCTGCATTGTCATAGTTTTGCACCTTTTTAACAGGTGTGTGAAAACCAGCAAAATGATTTGGAGCTCCTCTACCTGAGTCTAAACTCTCAGGCAGGGTTGCAGAAGCTGGAAGCTTGGGGACGCAGTTTGAGGTGAGCAACCTAAGTACATAGATCTACGAGAGACTTTATACCTGCAAAAATAGCCAGTGTTTGTCACTGTACTTATGAAACAGATTCCAGTTCCCACCTATCAAGattaaattatattgtcatctttGTTTTGTCACAGTGACAGAAGCCATGATTTCAAGACACATAGTTTGGAACTTCCCGTCAAAGGGCGGAACACACCACAAAGAGGGTCGATCCAACAAAATGACTCTTTTGGATCAAATGTTTCACTTGTAAATGGTGACCTTAACCACAAGGGTGATTCTCAAGATGTAAGTACTGGTGATATATTTTCATGCAAAGTAGATGTCCATACCATTTGATTTATGTGTTAATTTTGTTAAGGTCTAGTTTGTATTTTGCCACTTGATAAAtgcttgattattatttttaattgcagGAATTGTCCAGCACCCAAAACAGCCAGATTCAACGAATGATAGCTGAATCAAAACAGATAGTAGCCAGTCTGGAGAGACACACTTCGGTGCCTGTCAGTCCAGCACACAGTTTAAGCAGCAGGGTATGTGCACAACAGCAGCCTATGTATTTTACATATTCAGACCAGGATTCGTTTTGTGTAAATGGTGGTTGTGCTTTATCTAATTATGGAAGATTTAAATTAAGAGACTGCCTTTGGTTTGTTGTGACATGTGTAGGTTCAGGGCAATGGGCTTTGTAGGTACAAACCTGCactttgaaaatgtatatttaaaactggcctgCCTGTACTTGCACCATTAATATCACTAGATATcttgaacagaaaaataaaaagtgatttgTGTCTCTCCCTGTGATTGGTTAGCTCTGTTAGGCAGCTGTACTGAACAGTGAATGTCCAAAGAATATGCACAGTATAGGGTTAAAAAAGTTCTTTTAGAATTGGAGACAGGCGGTGATTAAATATGTGTTCATCCCAGAAGATTTAGTTGTCTTTTTTTCCCTCACTATACAATTTCTATCAACTTTGCTGTAGAGATAccaataaaattgtttttgtacAATTGCAGTAAATGGATCGGTATATAGTTATAAAATAAGGAGGTGTCATTTTTaaagtgctttcattaaaataCGTATTTCGAATTCCTTTCAGGCTATCCCAGCCCATGATTGTAAAACACTAAAATGCTGCCTTTCTTTTTCAGGAAAGTGAATCGCATCTTAGGGATCAGTCAACAGCTAGCCTTCTCAACCTGGATGCACTTGACATTCGTTAAGCAGAAAGGACAGATGAGAAATTTTGGACTCGGACCTGAACATTCTTAGGTTTGAAACATAGGATATTTCAGAAATAATGCATAATTGAAAGGCCATGTAATGTCACGAGTGTAAGGAGCATACTGCTGTAAAGGCTGTCTCAGTTTATATTTACATGGAAAGAAAACAACCCTGCATTTTTTGGAATATATTGAAATActgtctaaaaaaggcaaatTGCAG
This genomic window from Polypterus senegalus isolate Bchr_013 chromosome 12, ASM1683550v1, whole genome shotgun sequence contains:
- the ccdc62 gene encoding coiled-coil domain-containing protein 62 isoform X2, with translation MEKKLPVSTHSTSVPQAVFHFNSTSVDLSFSNDKAPEWHSTPKKKTQPQTPSSRKPSASNQILCNVTATKSHDSDCAISSTPLAGIRAPVPGGKYFQSSPSLSEDSVVNQQHRELQLLIAELKDQDKELNNMSEAHKKQLIGWEKDRQRILALEERSAKLEKLHKKKEIIQTLTQRVKITESQKQELLDKEQKANNQCQILQETNQSQNSTIIELSRQVGQLQMSEQELTALLKSKDKDMIEATEHIVNMTTEIQRLDAMLNESRKRETDIKMEAQKYKQQLRELRHEMKSLKEDVVEKTSENSRQREDIIRLKQENQLLRNELSLLGEREQRKNELLNLAKSKQDRTDSELQCLRQVCENQQNDLELLYLSLNSQAGLQKLEAWGRSLSDRSHDFKTHSLELPVKGRNTPQRGSIQQNDSFGSNVSLVNGDLNHKGDSQDELSSTQNSQIQRMIAESKQIVASLERHTSVPVSPAHSLSSRESESHLRDQSTASLLNLDALDIR
- the ccdc62 gene encoding coiled-coil domain-containing protein 62 isoform X1, whose amino-acid sequence is MEKKLPVSTHSTSVPQAVFHFNSTSVDLSFSNDKAPEWHSTPKKKTQPQTPSSRKPSASNQILCNVTATKSHDSDCAISSTPLAGIRAPVPGGKYFQSSPSLSEDSVVNQQHRELQLLIAELKDQDKELNNMSEAHKKQLIGWEKDRQRILALEERSAKLEKELHKKKEIIQTLTQRVKITESQKQELLDKEQKANNQCQILQETNQSQNSTIIELSRQVGQLQMSEQELTALLKSKDKDMIEATEHIVNMTTEIQRLDAMLNESRKRETDIKMEAQKYKQQLRELRHEMKSLKEDVVEKTSENSRQREDIIRLKQENQLLRNELSLLGEREQRKNELLNLAKSKQDRTDSELQCLRQVCENQQNDLELLYLSLNSQAGLQKLEAWGRSLSDRSHDFKTHSLELPVKGRNTPQRGSIQQNDSFGSNVSLVNGDLNHKGDSQDELSSTQNSQIQRMIAESKQIVASLERHTSVPVSPAHSLSSRESESHLRDQSTASLLNLDALDIR
- the ccdc62 gene encoding coiled-coil domain-containing protein 62 isoform X3, coding for MEKKLPVSTHSTSVPQAVFHFNSTSVDLSFSNDKAPEWHSTPKKKTQPQTPSSRKPSASNQILCNVTATKSHDSDCAISSTPLAGIRAPVPGGKYFQSSPSLSEDSVVNQQHRELQLLIAELKDQDKELNNMSEAHKKQLIGWEKDRQRILALEERSAKLEKELHKKKEIIQTLTQRVKITESQKQELLDKEQKANNQCQILQETNQSQNSTIIELSRQVGQLQMSEQELTALLKSKDKDMIEATEHIVNMTTEIQRLDAMLNESRKRETDIKMEAQKYKQQLRELRHEMKSLKDVVEKTSENSRQREDIIRLKQENQLLRNELSLLGEREQRKNELLNLAKSKQDRTDSELQCLRQVCENQQNDLELLYLSLNSQAGLQKLEAWGRSLSDRSHDFKTHSLELPVKGRNTPQRGSIQQNDSFGSNVSLVNGDLNHKGDSQDELSSTQNSQIQRMIAESKQIVASLERHTSVPVSPAHSLSSRESESHLRDQSTASLLNLDALDIR
- the ccdc62 gene encoding coiled-coil domain-containing protein 62 isoform X4, with amino-acid sequence MEKKLPVSTHSTSVPQAVFHFNSTSVDLSFSNDKAPEWHSTPKKKSSPSLSEDSVVNQQHRELQLLIAELKDQDKELNNMSEAHKKQLIGWEKDRQRILALEERSAKLEKELHKKKEIIQTLTQRVKITESQKQELLDKEQKANNQCQILQETNQSQNSTIIELSRQVGQLQMSEQELTALLKSKDKDMIEATEHIVNMTTEIQRLDAMLNESRKRETDIKMEAQKYKQQLRELRHEMKSLKEDVVEKTSENSRQREDIIRLKQENQLLRNELSLLGEREQRKNELLNLAKSKQDRTDSELQCLRQVCENQQNDLELLYLSLNSQAGLQKLEAWGRSLSDRSHDFKTHSLELPVKGRNTPQRGSIQQNDSFGSNVSLVNGDLNHKGDSQDELSSTQNSQIQRMIAESKQIVASLERHTSVPVSPAHSLSSRESESHLRDQSTASLLNLDALDIR